A window of Roseiflexus castenholzii DSM 13941 genomic DNA:
TCTGGAGATTCGGACCACAACTGCGGGGCGTTCGACGTTCGTTTCGACAGGCTCAACCCGCATTGACTGAGATTGTCGCATCCAACGCCCATCACAAGATCGTCAGCAGAGGCGCTCTTCGATGGTCTATCAGAAACCGAAAACCGGCGCTATCGCCGTTAATTTTTGTTGATGAGCGGCAGATGCACAGAAAACAGTTGATCGACAACGATCAGTTCGACCGGAACGACAATTGGGGCGACGCCAGCATCTGGCGCTGAGATGGTGATACTGCCGGTGTAGACGCCGTTGTTCAATCCAGATTGGTTGGCCCTGACTCGCACTGCGCTGCCGACAATTTCGGTCTGGAGCCAGGGAACATCCTGTGTCGCCTGCCAGCCGGGAGGTGCGCAGGTGGCAGCAACACGCAGGTGTGCCGACAACGGTGGAGCGCCGCTGCGCTGAGCCAGGAACCGCAGACCCGCCGGTGTAACACTCAGACGGGCGGGCATCGTCGCCGCTTCCGTCATCTCGGAGAAACGCGCGCCATCCGTGAAACGCGCCCACACCCCCTGCCCGCGGTAGTTTCCCCCGGGAACCTGCCAGATGAGCGGAGAGGTCGCCGGTTGAGACGCGCTGAAGATGGTGATCGCATCGACAAACACATCAGCAGCGCCGCTGCGCCGGATTTGAAAGATCAGGAAAGGTTCGTTGGGATTTGAGTGAAACGTAAATGGCAGCGCAAATTCCTGATACCGGTTGGGCGCGGAAAATTCAACGCCGCGCAACCGCAGCGGACCGTATTCCGTCCCGCCGCCTATGACCGTCAGTTGCGCTACTTCGCTGCTTGATTCATTGCTGCTAACCTTAATGCGGAAATAGGCGACGAGCGGCGTATCCTTGATAAAGGAAGTGTCCCATACCCATGCAGATGACTCGCCGCTGCTTGTTGCAAGTCGGTATGCAGTGCCGCCCCAGGCGTCCGGGTCAGTGACGCGCTCGCCGTTCCCCCACAACCTGCTAAACGTCGGGTAGGCATCATCAGCAATCCATCCCAGGCTCAATTGCACCATTGGCCATCCACTCTGATCCAGACGATACAGTGTTACAGAAGGCTGCGTTGTGCTCAGGTATTCGTCATCGAGTTCCTGAAGCGGCGCCGTTCCCCCCAGGTA
This region includes:
- a CDS encoding CAP domain-containing protein, with product MRNWQRLALISIALFGCFVPVQSAPPTPAQTPDVRHNEAQTVYLSNLARRANGIPPLRWNRQLTAAARWFAWDSTENRPGWYCGHQDTNGNWPDYRARAFGYLALAGAENAFCGYVTPAGAVQGWMNSPGHRANLLDPVSREIGLGYYRRSGDGRGYIAQMFGADPSYAPVIIENEALSTPLARVNLYIYNRAEQNGFAGLGPATQMMISADPCFADGVWMPFSNETTWNLEDGQGWRTVYVKTRDPLNRTATVSDTIYLGGTAPLQELDDEYLSTTQPSVTLYRLDQSGWPMVQLSLGWIADDAYPTFSRLWGNGERVTDPDAWGGTAYRLATSSGESSAWVWDTSFIKDTPLVAYFRIKVSSNESSSEVAQLTVIGGGTEYGPLRLRGVEFSAPNRYQEFALPFTFHSNPNEPFLIFQIRRSGAADVFVDAITIFSASQPATSPLIWQVPGGNYRGQGVWARFTDGARFSEMTEAATMPARLSVTPAGLRFLAQRSGAPPLSAHLRVAATCAPPGWQATQDVPWLQTEIVGSAVRVRANQSGLNNGVYTGSITISAPDAGVAPIVVPVELIVVDQLFSVHLPLINKN